The following are encoded in a window of Gramella sp. MT6 genomic DNA:
- a CDS encoding RagB/SusD family nutrient uptake outer membrane protein, whose product MKRINKFLIITLLLGSLTGCSDILEVELDDEIRSTEAITDGISLRSAVTGLYSLAQSGTYYGGEFLMAQALTGGIADATGFRERFTQLDNAIIPASSIYVESSWVDAYALVNSSNLILEKVDELQLDDPESEGAAHFFRALGLFDALRQFGQFTDMNSEFGVPVFTQYVDNETARTIGRSSVAASYDQIISDLETAVSLMEYDSEKFLVSKGTAEALLARVHLYAGNYEEAEQYASLAIENPNYDLNDNYNDIYESEGSAEAIFELEFTETDGNTLTEYFSVSPPEVSASYEEFYAEMSDDDDPRGDLYFDDGRVVFVDKYGINDATVDGNTIIIKLSEVYLIRAEARARMGEFELALEDLNTVRTRSLPSMPVTLEEASDFESFTDILLEERARELAFEGHRWFDIVRLERAEAILGIESFRTVYPIPQREIAISGGVLVQNPGY is encoded by the coding sequence ATGAAAAGAATAAATAAATTTTTAATCATAACATTACTTCTCGGTTCACTAACCGGTTGTAGCGATATTTTAGAGGTAGAACTGGATGATGAGATTCGTTCTACAGAAGCGATCACAGACGGAATCTCTCTGAGATCTGCCGTTACGGGACTTTATAGTCTTGCCCAAAGCGGGACTTATTATGGAGGAGAATTTTTAATGGCCCAAGCCTTAACCGGTGGAATTGCAGATGCAACGGGTTTCCGTGAACGTTTTACGCAACTGGACAATGCCATTATTCCTGCTTCCAGTATTTATGTGGAAAGCAGCTGGGTAGATGCATACGCCCTGGTAAATTCCAGTAACCTTATCCTGGAGAAAGTAGACGAATTGCAGTTAGACGATCCTGAGTCTGAAGGTGCGGCTCATTTTTTCAGAGCACTAGGTCTTTTTGATGCACTAAGACAATTTGGTCAATTCACAGATATGAACTCTGAATTTGGAGTTCCGGTTTTCACTCAGTATGTAGACAATGAAACGGCCAGAACCATTGGCAGATCTAGCGTAGCCGCTTCTTACGATCAGATCATTTCAGATCTTGAAACTGCGGTTTCCCTGATGGAATATGACAGTGAAAAATTCCTTGTTTCAAAAGGTACTGCGGAAGCGCTACTGGCAAGGGTTCATCTATACGCGGGGAATTATGAGGAAGCCGAGCAATATGCTAGCCTGGCTATAGAAAACCCTAATTATGACCTGAATGATAACTACAATGATATCTACGAAAGTGAAGGTTCTGCTGAAGCTATCTTCGAACTTGAATTCACCGAAACTGATGGGAATACCCTAACCGAATATTTCTCTGTTTCGCCACCTGAAGTTTCTGCAAGTTATGAAGAATTCTATGCCGAAATGAGTGATGATGACGATCCAAGAGGTGATCTTTATTTTGACGACGGGCGTGTGGTCTTTGTAGATAAATATGGGATTAACGACGCCACCGTTGATGGGAATACGATCATTATTAAACTTTCTGAAGTCTATTTGATAAGGGCTGAAGCAAGAGCAAGAATGGGAGAATTTGAACTTGCCCTGGAAGACCTTAATACGGTTAGAACAAGATCGCTGCCTTCTATGCCGGTTACCCTGGAGGAAGCTTCAGATTTTGAGTCTTTCACAGATATATTGTTAGAAGAAAGAGCAAGAGAACTTGCTTTTGAAGGACATCGTTGGTTCGATATTGTAAGGCTGGAAAGAGCAGAAGCTATTCTGGGAATAGAATCCTTTAGAACAGTATATCCTATCCCGCAGCGTGAAATAGCAATATCCGGAGGTGTCCTGGTGCAGAATCCAGGATATTAG
- a CDS encoding isoaspartyl peptidase/L-asparaginase — MTKKYKYSLCIHGGAGVIEKENLSSSDIDLILKDLNASLEAGEKILAAGGSAIDAVCAAVVVLENSRHFNAGKGAVYSRNGKHLLEASIMDGSNLKAGALANCSRVKNPVNFARTLMERDDIVMISGEHADKFAAENGHDLVDNSWFDTPFREEQWKQAKAMNTDETFLDHSNFKKGTVGAVAMDSKGNLAAATSTGGMTNKMEGRIGDSAIIGSGTYAQNKTCAVSCTGIGEFFMRATVASYVSNLMEFAGMSLEEAAEKAIHEHHGNLGGDGGLVAVDSEGNAIMSYNSAGMYRGYVNSSERKIYVWDEEEKV; from the coding sequence ATGACAAAAAAATATAAATATTCCCTTTGTATCCATGGGGGGGCGGGGGTTATAGAAAAGGAGAACCTATCTTCAAGCGATATTGATCTAATTCTAAAAGATCTTAATGCCAGCCTGGAAGCCGGAGAAAAGATCCTGGCAGCAGGTGGTTCGGCTATAGATGCTGTTTGTGCAGCGGTTGTTGTTCTGGAGAACAGCAGGCATTTTAACGCCGGGAAGGGTGCGGTTTATTCAAGGAATGGGAAGCATCTGCTTGAGGCTTCCATTATGGATGGATCCAATCTAAAAGCCGGGGCTTTGGCAAATTGCAGCAGGGTGAAAAATCCGGTAAATTTCGCTAGAACCCTGATGGAGAGAGACGATATAGTGATGATCTCGGGTGAGCATGCAGATAAATTTGCAGCCGAAAATGGACACGACCTTGTGGATAATTCCTGGTTCGATACGCCATTTAGAGAGGAACAGTGGAAACAGGCTAAGGCCATGAATACAGATGAGACTTTCCTGGACCATTCAAACTTCAAGAAAGGTACCGTTGGAGCTGTGGCAATGGATTCTAAGGGAAATCTGGCTGCGGCCACTTCTACCGGGGGGATGACCAATAAGATGGAAGGACGAATAGGGGATTCTGCCATTATTGGCAGCGGAACTTATGCTCAGAATAAAACCTGTGCCGTGTCCTGTACGGGAATTGGAGAATTTTTCATGAGGGCTACCGTAGCTTCTTATGTTTCCAATTTAATGGAGTTTGCCGGAATGTCCCTTGAGGAAGCCGCTGAAAAGGCTATCCACGAGCATCATGGTAATCTTGGTGGTGATGGTGGCCTGGTTGCTGTAGATTCTGAAGGAAACGCTATTATGTCTTATAATTCCGCCGGAATGTACCGCGGATATGTCAACTCAAGTGAACGAAAAATATATGTATGGGATGAAGAGGAAAAAGTTTAA
- a CDS encoding cyanophycinase produces MKLGKIAGLLIMSLFWISCNSGDSSGNASDEKQEVPQVKNQAKGKLFIIGGGKRPPELVKELIKVSDLENDTYAVILPMASIEPDSAIFYAAKQFTELGIKPEKIKGFNFQKNRQNVEHLESLANAGLIYISGGDQNRFMDIVLDSPVSDAIKRAYQNGATIAGTSAGAAVMSKKMITGDEFKHPEYTGDFRTIEADNIELKEGLGLIENAIIDQHFIQRMRMNRLISTVIENPEEISIGIDESTAILVQQDSARVLGASQVIVIRNNKKSKISKKGLLGARDLQLSIVLPGEKFAL; encoded by the coding sequence ATGAAATTAGGTAAAATCGCCGGGCTGTTAATAATGAGCTTGTTCTGGATCTCCTGTAATTCTGGAGATAGTTCAGGAAATGCTTCTGATGAAAAACAGGAAGTTCCCCAGGTCAAAAATCAGGCAAAAGGGAAATTGTTCATTATCGGAGGAGGAAAGCGCCCCCCGGAACTTGTAAAAGAGCTAATCAAGGTGAGTGATCTCGAAAATGATACATATGCAGTGATCCTTCCAATGGCTAGTATAGAACCTGATTCAGCTATTTTTTATGCGGCAAAACAATTTACCGAATTGGGGATTAAGCCTGAAAAGATAAAAGGATTTAATTTTCAAAAGAACAGGCAGAATGTAGAGCATCTGGAATCGCTGGCTAATGCAGGTCTGATCTATATTTCTGGCGGTGACCAGAACAGGTTCATGGATATTGTACTTGATTCCCCGGTATCTGATGCCATAAAAAGAGCCTATCAAAATGGCGCTACTATAGCCGGAACCAGTGCCGGAGCCGCAGTGATGAGTAAAAAGATGATCACTGGTGATGAATTTAAACATCCTGAATATACCGGAGATTTCAGAACCATTGAAGCAGATAATATCGAATTAAAAGAAGGTCTGGGTCTTATTGAGAACGCCATCATAGATCAGCATTTTATTCAGCGAATGAGAATGAACCGTTTAATTAGTACGGTTATAGAAAATCCTGAAGAAATTTCCATAGGGATCGATGAATCTACAGCCATTCTTGTTCAGCAGGATAGTGCCAGAGTTCTTGGTGCATCACAGGTTATTGTGATTAGGAACAATAAGAAAAGCAAAATTTCAAAAAAGGGTTTACTCGGAGCTAGAGATCTTCAGCTTAGTATTGTTTTACCGGGAGAAAAATTTGCCCTTTAA
- a CDS encoding Na+/H+ antiporter NhaC family protein: MSLPRKFPDTIAIILGISIVFILLTWIIPAGQFDRETIDGTDMIVAGSYERVEANPQGVGAFLTAPIKGFISAAFVIGFVFLVGGAFSVLNATGAINAGLFSIIKFAEKNPKYKGLIVPFLTALFSLAGATFGMSEEILVFVLITIPLANALGYDAIIGAAIPVIGTGVGFAGAITNPFTIGIAQSIAQVPVFGGIEYRLVVWFILTLIAGIALYRYALKIEKDPERSILSGLNIKSGEELAVGDMPELNLRRKMILLALLFALVLLIYGVNEFGWYINEIAALFIGLGMLSAVIYRMSATKAIEAFVEGAQGMMKAALVIGLAKGLLIIAEEGLIIDTILNSVAQLAGDTPKYISAELMFLFQCCLNFFIPSGSGQAALTMPIMAPLSDVLGISREIAVLAFQMGDGLTNMIVPTSGVTMGVLSIANIPYDKWLKWAFPKVLILILVSMLLLLPPLYLFEW, from the coding sequence ATGAGTTTGCCAAGAAAGTTTCCAGATACCATTGCCATTATCCTGGGTATTTCCATTGTGTTCATTCTGCTCACCTGGATTATCCCGGCCGGTCAGTTCGATCGGGAAACCATCGATGGCACCGATATGATCGTTGCGGGGTCTTATGAAAGGGTAGAGGCAAATCCGCAAGGTGTAGGTGCTTTTTTAACCGCCCCAATTAAGGGCTTTATTTCGGCAGCATTTGTAATAGGTTTTGTGTTTCTTGTAGGAGGAGCTTTTTCGGTATTAAATGCGACCGGCGCGATAAACGCCGGACTTTTCAGTATTATAAAATTCGCTGAAAAAAATCCAAAATATAAAGGCCTTATAGTTCCTTTTCTAACCGCCTTATTTTCCCTGGCGGGGGCCACGTTTGGGATGAGCGAGGAGATACTGGTGTTTGTTCTTATTACCATTCCGCTAGCAAATGCGCTGGGATATGATGCGATAATTGGTGCAGCCATTCCTGTGATTGGCACTGGAGTAGGTTTTGCTGGAGCGATCACGAACCCGTTTACTATCGGGATCGCGCAAAGTATTGCGCAGGTGCCTGTTTTTGGAGGTATAGAATATAGGCTCGTGGTTTGGTTCATTCTTACCCTTATAGCTGGAATTGCCTTATATCGTTATGCTTTAAAAATTGAAAAAGACCCCGAGAGAAGTATCTTATCGGGTCTAAATATCAAAAGCGGGGAAGAACTGGCTGTTGGCGATATGCCTGAACTTAATTTAAGGAGAAAGATGATCCTTCTTGCCCTGCTTTTTGCCCTGGTATTACTTATCTACGGAGTCAATGAATTTGGCTGGTACATCAATGAGATCGCGGCACTTTTCATAGGTCTGGGAATGCTTTCCGCCGTTATTTACCGAATGTCTGCAACTAAAGCCATTGAAGCCTTTGTAGAAGGAGCACAGGGAATGATGAAGGCTGCCCTGGTGATAGGTTTAGCCAAAGGTTTGCTCATCATTGCCGAAGAAGGGCTCATCATAGATACGATCTTGAATTCGGTTGCTCAATTGGCCGGGGATACTCCTAAATATATTTCCGCAGAATTGATGTTCCTTTTCCAATGCTGTCTTAACTTCTTCATCCCGTCGGGTTCGGGACAGGCTGCATTAACCATGCCTATTATGGCTCCGTTGAGTGATGTGCTGGGAATAAGCAGGGAAATTGCTGTGCTCGCCTTTCAAATGGGCGATGGGCTTACTAATATGATCGTCCCTACCAGTGGTGTAACCATGGGAGTTCTCTCGATCGCAAACATTCCTTACGATAAGTGGTTGAAGTGGGCATTTCCCAAAGTGCTTATCCTTATTCTCGTTTCCATGCTGTTATTGCTTCCGCCGCTTTATTTATTTGAATGGTAA
- a CDS encoding GAF domain-containing sensor histidine kinase, protein MLNEIVESDAAEYQRIKSLSAFDLDYHELQEEFKSLVELAAMIAGAEMSVINLIDNYYQWTVTSFSSKLLQMPREESICDRTIRSHEPLEIKELDKDPVYYDRGFIDGDSGFNYYLGIPLTLKSGDNIGALCVLDKNSKEISDRNKAMLRLVASEIVNKLELKRKIDETLFSLNTAVKIKNQVAHDIRGPITGITGLAEVAATEDSSKEEMKQYFKLIKDSGDSVLEHTNDILKNGLKNDPVQVKNINLKQLKEKLLKLYRLPARSKNIDFQIRINPEKANLIFSRRKLLSVFGNLISNAIKFTPANGKITVDLDVLYLDNGKYLNFVITDNGVGMSKKALAEFKEHKLNATKGTLGEQGFGLGLKLVQDMVRESYGEMDISSCENAGTKIEVKLLLN, encoded by the coding sequence ATGTTAAATGAGATTGTTGAAAGTGATGCGGCTGAATATCAAAGGATAAAAAGCCTGAGTGCATTTGACCTTGACTACCACGAGTTACAGGAGGAATTCAAATCTCTAGTAGAATTAGCGGCAATGATTGCCGGGGCAGAGATGTCTGTAATAAACCTCATAGATAACTACTATCAATGGACGGTTACTTCATTCTCTTCAAAATTATTGCAAATGCCCCGCGAAGAATCAATTTGTGATAGGACTATACGCTCTCATGAGCCTTTAGAGATCAAGGAACTTGATAAGGATCCAGTCTATTATGACAGGGGTTTTATAGATGGTGATTCCGGGTTTAATTATTATCTGGGAATTCCTTTAACGCTGAAATCTGGGGATAACATTGGTGCATTGTGTGTTCTAGACAAGAACTCTAAGGAAATCAGTGACCGGAATAAGGCCATGCTACGGCTTGTGGCTTCTGAGATCGTGAATAAACTGGAGCTTAAAAGAAAAATTGATGAAACCCTGTTCTCTCTCAATACTGCCGTTAAGATCAAGAATCAGGTAGCCCATGATATACGTGGACCTATTACCGGAATTACCGGCCTGGCCGAAGTAGCTGCAACCGAAGATTCGAGCAAAGAAGAAATGAAACAGTATTTTAAGCTTATAAAAGATTCAGGGGATAGTGTCCTGGAACATACTAATGATATTTTAAAGAACGGATTAAAAAATGATCCAGTTCAGGTGAAAAATATCAATCTTAAGCAATTAAAAGAAAAATTACTGAAATTATACAGGTTGCCTGCCAGGTCAAAAAATATTGATTTTCAGATAAGGATAAACCCAGAAAAAGCTAACCTCATTTTTTCCCGCAGAAAACTTCTATCTGTTTTTGGAAACCTTATCTCTAATGCTATAAAATTTACTCCCGCTAATGGTAAGATCACGGTAGATCTGGATGTACTATATCTCGATAACGGCAAATATCTGAATTTTGTGATTACTGATAATGGAGTTGGAATGTCTAAGAAAGCCCTGGCAGAATTCAAGGAACACAAATTGAACGCGACTAAAGGTACATTGGGCGAACAGGGGTTTGGTTTGGGTTTAAAGTTAGTTCAGGACATGGTACGGGAATCATATGGCGAAATGGATATTTCTTCCTGTGAAAATGCAGGTACAAAAATTGAGGTAAAGCTTCTACTGAATTAA
- a CDS encoding thioredoxin family protein, protein MLDNLFKKGFFFLILLTGFLAQAQIHNPVQWDTEVKKIAEDEYQLVINANIEDKWHLYSQELPEGGALPTVFIYEKAGEKYELVGNTKESDAITEFDKVFEMDLSYFAYNATFTQNIKVMDTSLARINAKVEYQACDDKACIFDSKDLDFILKENAITSETADNSIEDAVEEDEAIVLNNPEEKRSFWGIFIVAFLSGFAALLTPCVFPMIPMTVSFFTKQSKSRAAGIRNAIFYGISIIVIYVLLGSLVTLIFGADSLNALSTNVWFNLAFFILLVIFAFSFMGAFEIVLPSSWGTKIDSKADKGGLIGIFFMALALAIVSFSCTGPIVGTLLVEAASKGGIAPIVGMLGFSLAIALPFGLFAAFPGWLNTLPKSGGWLNTVKVTLGFLELALAFKFLSNADLVLQLHILEREIFLAIWIAIFGMLALYLFGKIRLPHDSKQEHISVGRLITGLVALIFTIYLIPGLWGAPLKLISGFPPPLQYSESPDGIGASNAGITSNKQGLPEGAEYGPHDIVSFHDYEDGLAYAKENDLPVLIDFTGHACVNCRKMEERVWSEPQVLDILKNDVVLISLYVDDKRKLPESEQYVSETTGKEIESIGNKWSDFQISRYKANAQPYYVLINHEEESLISPSSYEPDADEYYKWLKKGISNFTKDDSDEIESLSADSDSIFSN, encoded by the coding sequence ATGCTAGACAATTTGTTTAAAAAAGGATTCTTCTTCCTGATTCTGTTAACCGGTTTTTTAGCTCAGGCTCAAATTCATAATCCGGTTCAATGGGATACGGAGGTAAAAAAGATCGCTGAAGATGAATACCAGTTAGTGATCAATGCTAATATTGAAGATAAGTGGCACCTTTATTCACAGGAGCTTCCTGAAGGAGGGGCTTTACCTACGGTATTTATTTATGAAAAAGCCGGGGAAAAATATGAGCTTGTTGGAAATACCAAAGAAAGCGATGCGATTACTGAATTTGATAAGGTCTTCGAAATGGATCTTAGCTATTTCGCTTATAATGCCACCTTTACTCAGAATATCAAGGTCATGGATACTTCCCTGGCACGTATAAATGCTAAAGTTGAATATCAGGCTTGCGATGATAAAGCCTGTATTTTTGACTCTAAGGATCTTGATTTTATCCTTAAGGAAAACGCGATTACTTCTGAGACTGCAGATAACTCTATAGAAGATGCAGTTGAGGAAGATGAGGCCATAGTTCTAAATAATCCGGAGGAAAAAAGGTCTTTCTGGGGAATCTTCATTGTAGCTTTTCTTTCAGGTTTCGCGGCATTGCTAACTCCATGTGTTTTCCCTATGATCCCAATGACGGTAAGTTTTTTTACCAAGCAAAGTAAATCCAGGGCGGCCGGGATAAGAAACGCGATATTTTACGGTATCTCTATCATAGTGATTTACGTACTTCTTGGATCTTTGGTAACGCTCATTTTCGGTGCAGATTCTTTGAATGCTTTATCAACTAACGTTTGGTTCAACCTTGCTTTCTTTATCTTACTGGTGATTTTTGCTTTTTCATTCATGGGAGCTTTTGAGATCGTCTTACCCAGCAGTTGGGGAACAAAGATCGATTCAAAGGCAGATAAAGGTGGGTTAATAGGTATCTTTTTTATGGCCCTGGCCTTAGCGATCGTTTCATTTTCCTGTACCGGTCCTATCGTAGGAACATTATTGGTTGAAGCAGCTTCTAAAGGAGGAATTGCTCCTATTGTTGGAATGCTTGGATTTTCACTGGCTATCGCGCTACCATTTGGACTTTTCGCGGCGTTTCCAGGCTGGCTCAATACTCTGCCTAAATCTGGTGGATGGCTAAATACGGTTAAGGTAACTCTTGGTTTTCTGGAGTTAGCCCTGGCTTTTAAATTCCTTTCTAATGCAGATTTGGTTTTACAATTACATATTCTTGAGCGTGAAATATTCCTTGCGATCTGGATCGCGATCTTCGGAATGCTGGCACTTTATTTATTTGGAAAAATAAGATTACCTCATGATTCTAAGCAAGAGCATATTTCTGTTGGGCGTTTAATAACGGGGCTGGTAGCTTTGATTTTTACTATTTACCTGATCCCCGGGCTTTGGGGAGCACCCTTAAAACTGATCAGTGGTTTTCCGCCGCCATTACAGTATAGCGAATCACCTGATGGGATTGGAGCTTCTAATGCCGGGATTACTTCTAATAAGCAGGGATTACCTGAAGGTGCCGAATATGGGCCGCATGATATTGTGTCTTTTCACGATTATGAGGACGGTCTTGCCTATGCCAAAGAAAATGATCTTCCTGTATTGATCGATTTTACGGGACATGCTTGTGTGAATTGCCGGAAGATGGAGGAAAGGGTTTGGAGCGAGCCTCAGGTACTGGATATCCTGAAAAATGATGTTGTTCTGATTTCCCTATATGTGGATGATAAAAGAAAATTACCTGAGTCTGAACAGTATGTTTCAGAAACTACAGGCAAGGAAATAGAAAGTATCGGGAACAAATGGAGTGACTTTCAAATTAGCCGGTATAAAGCGAATGCTCAGCCGTACTACGTACTTATAAATCATGAAGAGGAGTCTTTGATTTCACCTTCTTCCTATGAACCCGATGCCGATGAATATTATAAGTGGCTAAAAAAGGGGATCTCAAATTTCACGAAAGATGACTCTGATGAAATTGAGAGTTTAAGTGCAGATTCAGATAGTATCTTCAGTAATTAA
- a CDS encoding SDR family oxidoreductase: MSNKNKVAVITGASSGIGEAIARKLSSENYVVVLASRSLEKLKEIQKDLKGESMVVELDVTSTESVSKAFNEISEKYSSIDILINSAGIMPLTYLKNRHLDEWLNTIEVNVKGVLRCIYSALPHMEKQKGGHIVNIASVDGKEIFAGGAVYGASKAAVIELSKAMRMELSPEYNIRVTAIEPGTVETDLRNDITDKELLDDKDYGGDESKLKPENIADAVFYAISQPDSVNVNELLVKPTGKS; encoded by the coding sequence ATGAGCAATAAAAACAAAGTAGCTGTGATCACAGGAGCAAGCAGCGGAATTGGTGAGGCGATCGCCAGAAAATTATCCTCAGAAAATTATGTAGTAGTTCTGGCCAGCAGGAGCCTGGAGAAACTAAAAGAAATACAGAAAGATCTTAAGGGTGAGAGTATGGTTGTGGAACTGGACGTTACCAGCACAGAAAGCGTGAGTAAAGCCTTCAACGAAATCTCCGAAAAATACAGTAGCATCGATATCCTTATAAATTCAGCAGGTATCATGCCTCTTACCTATCTCAAGAACAGACACCTTGACGAATGGCTTAACACGATTGAAGTGAATGTAAAAGGAGTGTTGCGTTGTATTTATTCAGCCCTCCCACATATGGAAAAGCAAAAAGGCGGGCATATTGTAAACATCGCTTCTGTAGATGGAAAAGAGATCTTTGCCGGAGGAGCTGTATATGGCGCATCGAAGGCGGCGGTAATAGAATTATCTAAAGCTATGAGAATGGAACTTTCTCCAGAATACAATATTAGAGTAACTGCTATTGAACCTGGAACGGTAGAAACCGATCTTAGAAATGATATAACAGATAAAGAATTACTGGACGACAAGGACTATGGAGGAGATGAGTCTAAACTTAAACCAGAAAATATTGCAGATGCAGTTTTCTATGCGATCTCACAGCCAGATTCTGTAAATGTGAATGAATTATTAGTAAAGCCAACGGGAAAATCCTGA